In Ipomoea triloba cultivar NCNSP0323 chromosome 15, ASM357664v1, one genomic interval encodes:
- the LOC116007593 gene encoding indole-3-pyruvate monooxygenase YUCCA6-like, producing the protein MDYLREIESKRAHDPRGFGHDKKKITCVCVPGPIIVGAGPSGLAVAACLKEKGVPSVVFERSECIASLWQLKTYDRLRLHLPKSFCELPLMPFPDTFPTYPSKQLFIQYLEDYAEKFDIRPVFNRAVVSAEYDGVLGLWRLRTKGTEEEKEEEEAEYVCRWLIVATGENAEAVAPRIEGAEEFFGQIIHTSSYKSGEGFAGKKVLVIGCGNSGMEVCLDLCNHNAFPSLVVRDKVHVLPQDILGKSTFGLAMLLLKWFPMRLVDGFLLAVSRLLLGDTAQFGLRRPKVGPLELKNFAGKSPVLDMGTLSKIKSGDVKICPGIKRIKRYTVEFENGKEENFDAIVLATGYKSNVSSWLKENEMFSEKDGLPKKPFPNGWKGEYGLYAAGFTRRGLFGASMDAKRIAEDIERCWVGAER; encoded by the exons ATGGACTATTTGAGGGAAATAGAGAGTAAAAGAGCTCATGATCCACGTGGTTTTGGGCATGATAAGAAGAAGATCACGTGCGTTTGCGTGCCGGGGCCGATTATTGTCGGCGCCGGGCCGTCGGGGCTGGCCGTGGCGGCGTGTTTGAAGGAGAAAGGGGTCCCGTCGGTGGTGTTTGAGAGATCGGAATGTATAGCCTCGCTGTGGCAGCTGAAAACCTACGATCGTCTCCGTCTTCATCTCCCCAAATCATTCTGCGAGCTGCCATTGATGCCGTTCCCCGATACCTTCCCCACCTACCCCTCCAAGCAGCTTTTCATTCAATACTTGGAGGACTATGCCGAGAAGTTCGATATCCGGCCGGTTTTTAACCGGGCGGTGGTTTCGGCGGAGTATGATGGCGTTCTGGGGCTGTGGCGGTTGAGGACGAAGGGGACAGAGgaggagaaggaggaggaggaagcgGAGTATGTTTGCCGGTGGCTGATTGTCGCCACTGGGGAGAATGCGGAGGCCGTGGCGCCCCGGATCGAGGGCGCCGAGGAGTTCTTCGGCCAGATTATCCACACCAGCTCGTATAAGAGCGGCGAAGGGTTCGCCGGGAAGAAGGTGTTGGTGATCGGATGTGGGAATTCGGGGATGGAGGTTTGTTTGGATCTCTGCAACCATAATGCCTTCCCTTCCCTTGTGGTTAGAGACAAA gtgcatgTCTTGCCACAAGACATATTGGGAAAATCAACTTTTGGGCTGGCCATGCTTCTGCTCAAGTGGTTCCCAATGCGCCTCGTCGACGGCTTTCTGCTGGCCGTCTCCCGCCTCCTCCTCGGCGACACGGCGCAGTTCGGCCTCCGCCGCCCCAAGGTGGGACCGCTGGAGCTCAAGAACTTCGCCGGCAAGTCCCCAGTCCTAGACATGGGAACTCTTTCCAAAATCAAAAGTGGAGACGTCAAG ATATGTCCTGGCATTAAGAGAATAAAGCGTTACACGGTGGAATTTGAGAATGGAAAAGAGGAAAACTTTGATGCAATAGTCCTTGCAACAGGTTACAAAAGCAATGTGTCATCATGGCTAAAG GAAAATGAAATGTTTTCGGAGAAAGATGGGCTACCAAAGAAGCCTTTTCCCAATGGATGGAAAGGGGAGTATGGGCTATATGCTGCGGGGTTTACCAGACGTGGATTGTTTGGTGCTTCCATGGATGCCAAGAGGATTGCAGAGGACATTGAAAGGTGTTGGGTAGGTGCAGAACGTTAG